A stretch of the Acyrthosiphon pisum isolate AL4f chromosome A2, pea_aphid_22Mar2018_4r6ur, whole genome shotgun sequence genome encodes the following:
- the LOC100575626 gene encoding uncharacterized protein LOC100575626 isoform X1, producing MVFLNINTDLLPIKAHYFLFDAGNSPINPFLSTIAKQRGYSSSVVGNIFTLLLLLNIVVKPLTGYVTDRWKCRRSVFLGAILLNGLITPMLYLVPGATSSVGEMSDAEAFGSLQFWWFSTVVMLRMVLFMIGEVLQETICMGILGGDTVKFGMQRLWGAAGWGVMSLVAGGAIDWYSRGLAQKDHLPGYLLSAASFLVDFMVAFNLKVPETDGPTTNVLRDVKVVLKNTKVCVFLVWATVGGIFTAYIWFYFIWYVDDLATIYHPERKSMLSSIEGFSLTIECLGGEVPFFYLSGYLIKRTGHMTAFSISFAMFALRFLLYSIIRDPLWVLPVELLNGITFGLSYIAGISYSAKIAPVGSEGTVQGLFSMAFQGFGGSLGAPLAGYTFSHLGSVMAFRLIGFIALIMCVIQIVVNYFLNRNKKLIA from the exons atggtatttttaaacataaacacaGATCTGTTGCCCATAAAGGCGCATTATTTTCTTTTCGACGCAG GAAATTCGCCCATTAACCCATTCCTGTCGACGATCGCCAAGCAGAGGGGCTACTCGTCGTCGGTGGTTGGTAACATTTTCacgttgctgttgctgctgaaCATCGTAGTCAAACCGCTGACCGGATACGTCACCGACAGATGGAAGTGTCGACGTTCCGTGTTTCTGGGTGCGATCCTCCTCAACGGTCTTATAACTCCCATGCTGTACCTCGTGCCTGGCGCTACATCTTCGGTGGGCGAGATGTCCGACGCCGAGGCCTTTGGCTCGCTGCAGTTCTGGTGGTTCTCGACCGTCGTTATGCTGAGGATGGTGTTGTTCATGATCGGCGAAGTCTTGCAGGAGACCATCTGCATGGGAATCCTAG gtgGAGACACTGTTAAGTTTGGAATGCAACGGCTCTGGGGTGCAGCTGGATGGGGTGTCATGTCGTTGGTAGCGGGGGGCGCTATTGACTGGTACAGCAGAGGCCTAGCACAAAAGGACCATTTGCCTGGATATTTGCTATCGGCGGCCTCGTTTCTCGTAGATTTCATGGTGGCGTTTAACTTAAAG gtacccgaAACCGATGGACCAACAACAAACGTACTCAGGGACGTGAAAGTAGTGTTAAAAAACACTAAAGTATGCGTTTTCCTTGTTTGGGCAACGGTCGGTGGAATCTTCACGGCGtacatttggttttattttatctg GTATGTCGATGATTTGGCCACAATTTATCACCCTGAACGGAAATCGATGTTAAGCTCAATCGAAGGATTTTCTCTTACAATTGAGTGTTTAGGTGGGGAAGTTCCATTTTTCTATTTATCTG GCTACCTGATCAAGCGTACCGGCCATATGACAGCGTTTTCGATATCATTCGCCATGTTCGCGTTGCGATTTCTGTTGTATTCGATCATCCGAGACCCACTTTGGGTACTGCCTGTAGAGTTATTAAATGGTATTACGTTTGGATTGAGCTACATTGCTGGAATATCTTATTCTGCCAAAATTGCCCCTGTCGGTAGCGAAGGTACAGTCCAAGGGTTGTTTTCGATGGCGTTTCAAGGATTCG GAGGTTCTTTGGGTGCACCATTAGCTGGTTACACATTTAGCCATTTAGGCAGCGTAATGGCTTTTCGACTTATCGGTTTCATCGCACTTATAATGTGTGTCATTCAAATAGTTGTAAACTACTTTTTAAATCGGAATAAGAAATTAATTGCATAA
- the LOC100575626 gene encoding uncharacterized protein LOC100575626 isoform X2: MLYLVPGATSSVGEMSDAEAFGSLQFWWFSTVVMLRMVLFMIGEVLQETICMGILGGDTVKFGMQRLWGAAGWGVMSLVAGGAIDWYSRGLAQKDHLPGYLLSAASFLVDFMVAFNLKVPETDGPTTNVLRDVKVVLKNTKVCVFLVWATVGGIFTAYIWFYFIWYVDDLATIYHPERKSMLSSIEGFSLTIECLGGEVPFFYLSGYLIKRTGHMTAFSISFAMFALRFLLYSIIRDPLWVLPVELLNGITFGLSYIAGISYSAKIAPVGSEGTVQGLFSMAFQGFGGSLGAPLAGYTFSHLGSVMAFRLIGFIALIMCVIQIVVNYFLNRNKKLIA, from the exons ATGCTGTACCTCGTGCCTGGCGCTACATCTTCGGTGGGCGAGATGTCCGACGCCGAGGCCTTTGGCTCGCTGCAGTTCTGGTGGTTCTCGACCGTCGTTATGCTGAGGATGGTGTTGTTCATGATCGGCGAAGTCTTGCAGGAGACCATCTGCATGGGAATCCTAG gtgGAGACACTGTTAAGTTTGGAATGCAACGGCTCTGGGGTGCAGCTGGATGGGGTGTCATGTCGTTGGTAGCGGGGGGCGCTATTGACTGGTACAGCAGAGGCCTAGCACAAAAGGACCATTTGCCTGGATATTTGCTATCGGCGGCCTCGTTTCTCGTAGATTTCATGGTGGCGTTTAACTTAAAG gtacccgaAACCGATGGACCAACAACAAACGTACTCAGGGACGTGAAAGTAGTGTTAAAAAACACTAAAGTATGCGTTTTCCTTGTTTGGGCAACGGTCGGTGGAATCTTCACGGCGtacatttggttttattttatctg GTATGTCGATGATTTGGCCACAATTTATCACCCTGAACGGAAATCGATGTTAAGCTCAATCGAAGGATTTTCTCTTACAATTGAGTGTTTAGGTGGGGAAGTTCCATTTTTCTATTTATCTG GCTACCTGATCAAGCGTACCGGCCATATGACAGCGTTTTCGATATCATTCGCCATGTTCGCGTTGCGATTTCTGTTGTATTCGATCATCCGAGACCCACTTTGGGTACTGCCTGTAGAGTTATTAAATGGTATTACGTTTGGATTGAGCTACATTGCTGGAATATCTTATTCTGCCAAAATTGCCCCTGTCGGTAGCGAAGGTACAGTCCAAGGGTTGTTTTCGATGGCGTTTCAAGGATTCG GAGGTTCTTTGGGTGCACCATTAGCTGGTTACACATTTAGCCATTTAGGCAGCGTAATGGCTTTTCGACTTATCGGTTTCATCGCACTTATAATGTGTGTCATTCAAATAGTTGTAAACTACTTTTTAAATCGGAATAAGAAATTAATTGCATAA